A single Crateriforma conspicua DNA region contains:
- a CDS encoding glycoside hydrolase family protein, producing the protein MHAQHDEPQTIGLTQINGRHWLVGPDGDPFFAHGITHMGTNRATFDYSVISNACKRLGFNAYGYGCPDALRADMPYLESWNHLVPISMYRGKDNIRFVDIFDPAVQAKLQRGVKASCQRSRDNPHNVIGYCWTDLGAWPLDNPTGKNWVDFMRDLPGDSPGRNVYDAFVANWDGDDGQARDQAFLCRIAGQYFRVIGEANRKYDPDHLIFGDRFAFNTLDPGVVKEMLPYVDAIAIQPHFWAPFPKDEFDKVFQLTGKPILICDFAIRFKDGDKDVRMWKIADDSVAAGEAYVDYVKAALDTDYILGVFWCNPVDTSKGFGNAGVKQGFFGDGLSERPGLHDAVRRLNDYRESVTPQG; encoded by the coding sequence TTGCACGCACAACACGATGAACCGCAAACCATTGGTTTGACGCAAATCAACGGACGGCATTGGTTGGTTGGGCCAGACGGTGATCCGTTCTTTGCACACGGTATCACGCACATGGGGACCAACCGTGCGACGTTTGACTACTCCGTGATCTCCAACGCGTGCAAACGTCTGGGGTTTAATGCCTATGGTTACGGGTGTCCCGACGCATTGCGGGCGGATATGCCCTACTTGGAAAGCTGGAATCATTTGGTTCCCATTTCCATGTACCGTGGGAAGGATAACATTCGGTTCGTCGACATCTTTGACCCGGCGGTACAGGCGAAGCTTCAGCGTGGTGTGAAAGCCAGTTGTCAACGCAGTCGCGACAATCCGCACAACGTCATCGGTTACTGCTGGACGGATCTGGGGGCCTGGCCGCTGGACAATCCGACCGGAAAGAATTGGGTGGACTTCATGCGTGATCTGCCTGGCGATTCACCGGGACGCAATGTCTATGACGCTTTTGTGGCGAACTGGGATGGTGATGATGGACAGGCCCGCGATCAAGCGTTTTTGTGCCGCATCGCTGGGCAGTATTTTCGCGTGATCGGCGAAGCGAACCGCAAATATGACCCTGATCATTTGATCTTCGGTGATCGGTTTGCATTCAATACGTTGGACCCGGGTGTCGTCAAAGAAATGTTGCCATATGTCGATGCAATCGCGATTCAGCCGCATTTTTGGGCGCCGTTCCCCAAAGACGAATTCGACAAGGTTTTTCAGTTGACCGGAAAGCCGATCTTGATTTGTGACTTTGCGATCCGTTTCAAGGACGGGGACAAAGACGTTCGGATGTGGAAGATCGCGGATGACTCAGTGGCCGCGGGTGAAGCCTACGTCGATTATGTCAAAGCCGCGTTGGACACGGATTACATCCTGGGCGTCTTCTGGTGCAATCCAGTGGACACCAGCAAAGGTTTCGGAAACGCCGGCGTCAAACAGGGCTTCTTCGGCGATGGGTTAAGCGAGCGTCCGGGACTGCATGATGCCGTACGACGTCTCAACGACTATCGCGAAAGCGTCACGCCGCAAGGTTGA
- a CDS encoding cellulase family glycosylhydrolase: MMKPVKLLLPIMATALLFLHPVCVAQHRNTESGNSIRKRSANKKQRRTTEKILKEFPPVDGRWTVGRANAWYAKQPWLVGCNYYPATAINQIDMWQSSTFDPEQIDKELGWAEDIGMNTLRVYLHDLVWDDDEEGFYGRMDQFLDICGKHQIRPFFVFFDDCHFPTPELGPQPFPVKRYHNSGWRNCPARDLAVRFAEGNATVEEVARLRGYVQGTMRRFADDDRVLFWELYNEPGRGKGESGDMAKQQGSKTSMGDRSNRLVHQAWVWAREVNPSQPITSNSAGSVGVGNIAINRSNADIHSIHSYSPPAQLEELILDYKKDGRPVIVTEWLARTRGSRVQDCLPVLKKHNVGAVNWGFVSGKSGTIWPWESRKGKDLVAERRDGNVVAPGEAFPEPELWFHDLLRADGTPFDAEEIQFFKKLTGVQSKPD; encoded by the coding sequence ATGATGAAACCAGTCAAGCTGTTGTTGCCGATCATGGCCACTGCGCTGTTGTTTTTACATCCCGTTTGCGTTGCACAGCACAGAAACACCGAGTCCGGAAATTCAATCCGCAAAAGATCGGCGAACAAGAAACAGCGGAGGACAACAGAAAAAATCCTGAAAGAATTCCCGCCGGTGGATGGTCGCTGGACCGTCGGGCGGGCCAACGCATGGTATGCGAAACAACCTTGGTTGGTCGGATGCAACTATTATCCCGCGACGGCGATCAATCAAATCGACATGTGGCAGTCGTCGACGTTTGATCCGGAACAGATCGACAAAGAACTCGGTTGGGCCGAAGACATCGGCATGAATACCCTGCGGGTCTACTTACATGATTTGGTCTGGGACGATGACGAAGAAGGCTTCTACGGACGCATGGACCAGTTCTTGGACATCTGCGGAAAGCACCAGATTCGGCCATTCTTCGTATTCTTTGACGACTGTCACTTTCCGACTCCCGAGTTGGGACCGCAACCGTTTCCGGTCAAGCGTTATCACAATTCGGGTTGGCGAAACTGTCCGGCGCGCGATCTGGCGGTCAGGTTTGCTGAGGGAAATGCAACCGTCGAAGAAGTCGCACGTTTGCGCGGATACGTCCAAGGCACGATGCGACGCTTTGCCGATGACGATCGCGTCCTGTTTTGGGAACTGTACAACGAACCGGGGCGCGGCAAAGGCGAATCGGGGGACATGGCCAAACAACAGGGCTCGAAAACCAGCATGGGTGATCGGTCCAACCGCTTGGTGCACCAAGCCTGGGTGTGGGCAAGGGAAGTCAATCCGTCACAACCCATCACCAGCAACTCGGCCGGCAGCGTGGGCGTCGGGAACATCGCCATCAATCGTTCCAACGCGGACATTCATTCCATTCACAGTTACAGCCCGCCGGCGCAACTAGAAGAACTGATCCTGGATTACAAAAAAGACGGCCGACCGGTCATCGTCACCGAGTGGCTGGCGCGGACTCGTGGCAGCCGCGTCCAAGATTGCTTGCCGGTACTGAAGAAACACAACGTCGGCGCGGTCAATTGGGGATTCGTATCCGGAAAGTCGGGAACGATCTGGCCGTGGGAAAGTCGCAAAGGCAAAGACTTGGTTGCCGAACGTCGTGATGGCAACGTGGTGGCCCCCGGCGAAGCCTTTCCGGAACCGGAGTTGTGGTTCCACGATTTGTTGCGTGCTGATGGAACGCCGTTTGACGCTGAAGAGATTCAGTTTTTCAAAAAACTGACCGGCGTCCAATCGAAACCCGATTGA
- a CDS encoding Gfo/Idh/MocA family protein, producing the protein MTASAALAVPTIIPRHVLASDSSPGANDRINVGIIGMGMRGDQLTRNIPNSGRVVAICDADLRKTDEVTKKNQADWRVYQDYRKLIDQKDIDAVMVATVDHHHVLASILACQAGKDVYCEKPLSLYLREGRALVDAARKYQRVVQTGTQQRTMEMNQFACEFVRDGGIGDIRAVECVNFRGPNPYPAKGLPAEPIPQGVNWDLWQGQAPVHPFHHELFQHWTVKNGRWWGNWRDYANSQVTGMGAHAYDMVQYALGADETGPVEFWPVDEGPQARVDFRYANGVQVRLSFPDKEPRRGPQLGAVFTGSKCKMEINRNKYTTNPPDFVSDPPDPELAAKWEGDDLIARGHVDNWFDCIRSREKPNADVEIGHRTASISHLIVITRMLGRRLQWDPEKETFPNDDEANALLDRPRRKGWDLPDIG; encoded by the coding sequence ATGACGGCTTCGGCGGCCTTGGCCGTTCCCACCATCATTCCGCGGCATGTGTTGGCATCGGATTCATCACCCGGTGCCAATGACCGAATCAATGTGGGCATCATTGGCATGGGCATGCGTGGGGATCAATTGACCCGCAATATCCCGAATTCGGGACGCGTCGTGGCGATCTGTGACGCGGATCTTCGCAAAACCGATGAAGTGACGAAGAAGAACCAGGCCGATTGGCGGGTCTATCAAGACTATCGCAAACTGATTGATCAGAAAGACATCGACGCGGTGATGGTGGCGACCGTCGATCACCATCATGTGTTGGCCAGCATTCTTGCATGCCAAGCCGGCAAAGACGTGTATTGCGAAAAGCCGCTGTCGTTGTACCTGCGCGAAGGTCGTGCCCTGGTTGATGCGGCACGCAAATACCAGCGAGTCGTTCAGACGGGCACCCAACAGCGAACGATGGAAATGAACCAGTTCGCATGCGAGTTCGTGCGGGACGGTGGGATCGGTGACATCCGAGCCGTCGAATGTGTCAACTTTCGAGGCCCCAATCCGTATCCCGCCAAAGGTTTGCCCGCCGAACCGATTCCCCAAGGCGTCAACTGGGATCTATGGCAGGGACAAGCTCCGGTGCATCCGTTTCATCACGAATTGTTCCAGCACTGGACGGTCAAGAATGGACGCTGGTGGGGCAATTGGCGTGACTATGCCAATTCGCAGGTAACCGGAATGGGCGCCCATGCCTACGACATGGTGCAGTACGCGCTGGGAGCCGATGAAACCGGCCCTGTCGAATTTTGGCCGGTGGATGAAGGCCCGCAAGCACGCGTGGATTTTCGTTATGCCAACGGAGTTCAAGTGAGACTGAGCTTCCCGGACAAAGAACCAAGACGTGGTCCTCAGTTGGGTGCCGTGTTCACCGGTTCGAAATGCAAGATGGAAATCAATCGCAACAAGTACACTACCAACCCACCAGACTTCGTATCCGATCCGCCGGATCCGGAACTAGCGGCGAAATGGGAAGGCGACGACTTGATCGCACGCGGCCATGTCGACAACTGGTTTGACTGTATCCGTTCACGCGAAAAACCCAATGCGGATGTGGAAATCGGACATCGCACGGCCTCGATCAGCCACCTGATCGTGATCACCCGCATGCTGGGACGGCGTCTGCAGTGGGACCCCGAAAAGGAAACATTTCCCAACGATGACGAAGCCAACGCGTTGCTGGATCGTCCACGTCGAAAAGGGTGGGATTTACCCGACATCGGTTGA
- a CDS encoding PVC-type heme-binding CxxCH protein, with translation MIWNRFLGAATRGCLVLLTVTFLVSDLAAEEDAIWGSDEPTHFDLEIHHPSIEEVTLFASHPQIVTPVGIAVAPDGRVFVQENHTHKRETNYKGPDKDRILVFEDTDSDGIADKRSVFYEGHTFSTDLLFGPDGHLYVSTRWFIGRFPNAADKATADGDPEKLVVCETDGDYPHNGVGGLAIDPAKPDWLAFGFGENLGADYRFIGSDGTELSGGAEGGSTYRCRTDGSQLERLSTGHWNAFGMAYDLKGNLFSTDNDPNATPPNRLLHVIPGADFGYEYRYGRSGRHPLVCWYGENPGTLGMIGALGEAACGLISYGPGQLLSASWTDNRVDLHGLTPKGESFVASREPFLSGPDDFRPVHFAYSPDRTELYFTDWVKISYPVHGHGRIWRVKLKQPVDLAPRPRGDDGSTLSFDDAMGRLASDDPYAQTRAIASLVSTPDLLDPMGWQHFESATAKASYAVALKRIDNGRGHQGRFIEAIPSLLNDPDSDVRFVGIKWIADEGLDQYRSDLQRTLERGDLRPRDLRSIVAALAAISEGDGKEFSPDQTLLDLAVDPLKPTSLRSLALRNIRADHPGLTVKILGTLVQSDVPSVQREAVRSLALHPKPDRAKVLADVAADDSIDSVTRADAIAGLVDSTGFDDLLQRLTEDADAAVSAEAKRTLVAQGLAQRKLDPKPDVDDLSGWQALVDTAAGQGDVAVGRRLFFHTALGGCYKCHAMNGRGNQIGPDLSTIHRQSDIDRDWLLKHIVNPNAEMAPYYRPQQLLTLDGEILTGLVVGREGQKQAYVGNDGVIFFVDKDDIEERRELMSSIMPSGLLDTMTADEIRDLIAYLLSGDES, from the coding sequence ATGATTTGGAACCGATTCCTTGGTGCCGCCACGCGTGGCTGCCTCGTCTTACTGACTGTCACGTTTCTGGTCAGCGATCTGGCGGCGGAAGAAGACGCGATTTGGGGTTCGGACGAACCGACCCATTTCGATCTGGAGATTCATCACCCCAGCATTGAAGAAGTGACTCTGTTCGCTTCGCATCCACAGATTGTCACTCCGGTGGGAATCGCTGTTGCGCCCGACGGTCGTGTGTTCGTTCAAGAGAACCATACGCACAAACGCGAAACAAACTACAAGGGTCCCGACAAGGATCGAATTTTGGTGTTCGAAGACACCGATTCGGACGGCATCGCCGACAAGCGGTCGGTTTTCTATGAAGGCCACACCTTCAGCACCGATTTGCTGTTCGGTCCCGACGGACATTTGTACGTTAGCACGCGATGGTTCATCGGCCGTTTTCCCAACGCCGCAGACAAAGCGACCGCCGACGGGGATCCGGAGAAGTTGGTCGTCTGCGAAACCGATGGCGATTACCCGCACAACGGTGTGGGCGGACTGGCGATTGATCCGGCCAAGCCCGATTGGTTGGCGTTCGGGTTCGGTGAAAACTTGGGTGCGGATTACCGATTCATCGGTTCCGATGGAACGGAGCTTTCCGGTGGTGCCGAGGGCGGTTCAACTTACCGATGTCGAACCGACGGCAGCCAACTGGAACGTCTGTCGACCGGGCATTGGAACGCGTTCGGCATGGCGTACGACTTGAAAGGCAATCTGTTTTCGACTGACAACGATCCCAACGCGACCCCGCCCAATCGTTTGTTGCATGTCATCCCTGGGGCCGACTTTGGTTATGAATATCGGTACGGTCGTTCGGGGCGACATCCACTGGTGTGTTGGTACGGCGAGAACCCCGGAACACTGGGCATGATCGGGGCGCTGGGCGAAGCCGCTTGTGGACTAATTTCTTATGGCCCCGGGCAATTGCTCAGTGCTTCGTGGACCGACAATCGTGTCGATCTGCATGGTTTGACGCCCAAGGGGGAATCTTTCGTTGCCTCGCGCGAACCATTCCTAAGCGGTCCAGATGATTTTCGGCCGGTGCACTTTGCCTATTCGCCCGACCGGACGGAATTGTATTTCACCGACTGGGTCAAGATCTCGTATCCCGTTCACGGGCACGGTCGAATCTGGCGTGTGAAGTTGAAGCAACCCGTGGATCTGGCCCCACGCCCGCGCGGCGACGATGGTTCGACGCTTTCGTTCGATGACGCGATGGGACGTCTAGCCAGCGACGATCCGTATGCACAAACCCGAGCGATTGCATCGTTGGTATCGACGCCCGATTTGCTTGATCCGATGGGGTGGCAGCATTTCGAAAGTGCAACTGCCAAGGCGAGCTATGCGGTGGCTCTGAAGCGGATCGACAACGGTCGGGGACACCAGGGACGCTTCATCGAAGCGATCCCATCATTGTTGAACGACCCAGATTCGGACGTCCGATTTGTCGGCATCAAATGGATCGCCGACGAAGGTCTGGACCAGTATCGGTCGGACTTGCAACGCACCCTTGAACGCGGCGATCTGCGGCCTCGTGATCTGCGATCGATCGTGGCGGCGTTGGCGGCGATTAGCGAAGGCGACGGGAAAGAATTTTCACCGGATCAAACGCTGCTGGATTTGGCGGTCGATCCGCTCAAGCCAACTTCCCTACGATCGCTCGCCCTGCGAAACATCCGCGCGGATCATCCTGGCCTGACCGTGAAGATCCTGGGAACGCTTGTCCAATCGGATGTACCGTCCGTCCAACGTGAAGCGGTTCGTTCGCTGGCACTGCATCCGAAACCGGATCGTGCGAAAGTGCTTGCCGACGTTGCCGCAGACGATTCCATCGATTCGGTCACGCGTGCCGATGCGATCGCCGGGTTGGTGGATTCGACGGGTTTCGACGATCTGTTGCAACGATTGACCGAGGACGCGGATGCCGCGGTGTCGGCCGAAGCGAAACGAACACTGGTCGCCCAAGGGCTGGCTCAGCGCAAACTTGATCCCAAGCCGGATGTCGACGACTTGTCGGGATGGCAGGCACTGGTCGACACCGCCGCGGGTCAGGGGGACGTCGCCGTGGGACGCCGATTGTTTTTCCACACCGCGTTGGGCGGGTGCTACAAGTGCCATGCGATGAATGGCCGCGGCAATCAAATCGGTCCGGACCTTTCAACCATTCATCGGCAAAGCGATATTGATCGGGATTGGCTGTTGAAGCACATCGTCAATCCCAACGCGGAAATGGCACCGTATTATCGCCCACAACAATTGTTGACGCTGGACGGTGAAATATTGACCGGGTTGGTCGTCGGTCGTGAAGGACAAAAACAAGCCTACGTTGGAAACGATGGCGTCATCTTCTTCGTCGATAAAGATGACATCGAAGAACGTCGCGAATTGATGTCGTCCATCATGCCCAGCGGTCTTTTGGACACGATGACAGCCGATGAGATCCGTGATTTGATCGCCTACCTATTGTCAGGTGACGAAAGCTGA
- a CDS encoding sulfatase family protein, with the protein MNRVCFSLLFVGIAVASSSPAPNRVAADVVPVPQTIVPKRMDDVTPRNVVFILSDDHRYDAMSFMGHPLAKTPHMDAMAKNGVHLKNAFVTTSLCSPSRASILTGLYTFRHRVIDNQRAVPDGTVFFPQYLQKAGYKTGFIGKWHMGSANDDPRPGFDYWFSFKGQGQYYPPGPNYTINENGKRVPQDGYITTVLTDKAVNFIKDNADADQPFFLYLSHKAVHGPFTPEPKYKSSLADLPFTLPPSSVLLTDNLRNRPRWLLDQRNSWHGMDFPLHTGSPVEAFYKSYCEALRSVDDSIGSVMQQLKDLGIHDETLVIYMGDNGYMFGEHGLIDKRVAYETSSRVPMLMQCPEILPAGTVVDEVVANIDIAPTVMQAMGLEKPSYMDGQSFLPLALGQEIPWRDYFLYVYYWEQNYPQTPTHFSLRGDRYKYTTYYGLWDTDELFDIQADPMEQNNLIYDPEYADVKQQMQTRLYDMMDDLGGMEIPLNPPRGRQQNKRLRKRDGVKSADFPEAMVVDEPLRKELK; encoded by the coding sequence ATGAACCGAGTTTGTTTCTCACTGCTTTTTGTCGGTATTGCCGTTGCGTCGTCTTCCCCGGCACCGAATCGGGTCGCTGCTGACGTGGTGCCGGTTCCCCAGACGATTGTTCCCAAGCGAATGGACGACGTCACGCCGCGCAACGTCGTGTTCATCCTTTCCGATGATCATCGATACGATGCGATGAGCTTCATGGGCCATCCGTTGGCGAAAACGCCACACATGGATGCGATGGCAAAGAACGGCGTGCATCTGAAGAACGCGTTCGTCACCACTTCGCTGTGTTCGCCAAGCCGTGCGTCGATCCTGACCGGGTTGTACACGTTTCGGCACCGCGTGATCGACAACCAGCGTGCCGTTCCCGATGGCACCGTGTTCTTCCCACAGTACCTCCAGAAAGCTGGCTACAAAACGGGGTTCATCGGCAAGTGGCACATGGGAAGTGCCAACGATGACCCACGGCCCGGTTTTGATTATTGGTTCAGCTTCAAAGGACAAGGCCAATACTATCCGCCCGGTCCGAATTACACGATCAACGAAAACGGCAAGCGTGTTCCCCAGGACGGTTACATCACCACCGTTTTGACCGATAAGGCGGTGAACTTTATCAAAGACAATGCCGATGCGGACCAGCCGTTCTTTTTGTACCTGTCGCACAAAGCGGTGCACGGTCCATTCACACCCGAACCGAAATACAAGAGCAGCCTTGCCGATTTGCCGTTCACTTTGCCACCCTCGTCCGTATTGTTGACCGACAACTTGCGAAACCGACCACGTTGGTTGTTGGATCAACGCAACAGTTGGCACGGGATGGATTTTCCGCTGCATACCGGCAGTCCGGTGGAGGCGTTCTACAAAAGTTATTGCGAAGCATTGCGCTCGGTCGACGACAGCATCGGTTCGGTCATGCAGCAGCTGAAAGACCTTGGGATCCATGACGAAACCCTGGTCATCTACATGGGCGACAACGGTTACATGTTTGGCGAACACGGGTTGATCGACAAACGAGTCGCCTACGAGACGTCCAGTCGGGTTCCGATGTTGATGCAGTGTCCGGAAATTTTGCCCGCCGGCACGGTCGTCGACGAAGTGGTCGCCAACATCGACATCGCACCGACGGTGATGCAGGCGATGGGGTTGGAAAAGCCTTCCTACATGGACGGCCAAAGTTTTCTGCCTCTGGCGTTGGGCCAAGAAATTCCCTGGCGAGACTACTTTTTGTACGTCTACTACTGGGAACAAAACTATCCGCAAACGCCGACGCACTTTTCATTGCGCGGCGATCGGTACAAATACACGACCTACTACGGTCTTTGGGACACCGATGAATTGTTTGACATCCAAGCGGATCCAATGGAGCAAAACAATTTGATCTATGATCCCGAGTACGCGGACGTCAAGCAGCAGATGCAAACACGCTTGTACGACATGATGGACGATTTGGGTGGCATGGAAATTCCGCTGAACCCACCGCGCGGACGCCAGCAAAACAAGCGGCTTCGGAAACGCGATGGCGTCAAGTCCGCCGATTTTCCCGAAGCGATGGTTGTCGACGAACCGCTTCGCAAGGAATTGAAATAG
- a CDS encoding c-type cytochrome — protein MLFVFALSTWAESPKPTETSGRSMPQGPLGDVVRLGQTIVNETGTHPLSKSYVGNALSCRSCHLNGGTHPKAASFLNIATAYPAWSPREQRVITLEDRALNCFMRSMNGTRPPNGSEVSVAITTYITWLSKGEAMGMNPSRPLGPNHVQPLTIDPSTADRERGETLYADHCAYCHGDAGEGSDDGPPVWGDESYNDGAGLARNAKLASWLKVAMPLDDPYLTEQQSLDVAAYINSHSRPKFILEEHLPTPDRMGEYNGQEPPK, from the coding sequence ATGCTGTTCGTGTTTGCCTTGTCCACCTGGGCGGAATCGCCAAAGCCGACGGAAACGTCCGGGCGTTCAATGCCACAGGGCCCATTGGGCGACGTCGTCCGACTGGGGCAGACGATCGTCAACGAAACAGGCACGCACCCATTATCAAAGTCATACGTAGGCAATGCGTTGTCATGTCGTTCCTGTCACCTGAACGGGGGAACGCATCCCAAGGCCGCCTCGTTCTTGAACATCGCCACGGCGTATCCGGCGTGGTCCCCCCGAGAGCAACGCGTGATCACTTTGGAAGATCGTGCGTTGAATTGCTTCATGCGCAGCATGAATGGGACTCGGCCGCCCAACGGCAGCGAGGTGTCGGTCGCCATCACGACTTACATCACTTGGCTGTCAAAAGGTGAAGCGATGGGGATGAATCCATCGCGTCCGCTGGGGCCAAATCATGTCCAGCCACTAACGATTGATCCGTCGACCGCGGATCGGGAACGTGGTGAAACACTGTACGCCGATCATTGCGCGTACTGCCACGGCGACGCGGGCGAAGGCAGCGACGATGGTCCACCGGTGTGGGGTGACGAATCGTACAACGACGGCGCCGGTTTGGCACGTAACGCGAAACTGGCATCGTGGTTGAAAGTGGCGATGCCTTTGGACGATCCCTACTTGACTGAACAGCAATCGTTGGACGTCGCGGCGTATATCAATTCGCATTCGCGACCGAAGTTCATCTTAGAAGAACACTTGCCCACTCCCGATCGAATGGGCGAATACAACGGGCAAGAACCGCCGAAATGA
- a CDS encoding Tex family protein has product MQSIARELNLPEHQVAAVIELLEEGNTIPFIARYRKEATGGLDEIALRAIEDALERHIALQARKATVLKTIDEQGALTAELRKQIEQCNDMRALEALYLPYKPKRRTRATIAREKGLQPLADLLLKQTRLPKSKSQVLQDFVDAQRDVPDADAALAGALDIVAEQWSEDPSVRQWMVEKGTKYGQITSAVKRGKKDEAEKYEAYLDRSESAARIPGHRLLAMLRGESEGVLRIGLQMEDDRAIAHLRSTFLRNRSFEFAAELADAAEDCFVRLLQPATQSTVLQMLKENADQEAIEVFGKNLNELLMAPPAGPRVTIGIDPGFRTGCKVAVVDGTGKFFENTTIYPTPPKSDTSGAEAKLLGLIQKHGVELIAIGNGTASRETDAFVGQLIRDHKLSVTKVMVSESGASIYSASELAGKEFPDLDVTVRGAISIARRLQDPLAELVKTDPKSIGVGQYQHDVNQTQLRKCLDRTVESCVNRVGVDLNMASVPLLSRVAGIGPKLAENIVQYRNANGRFSNRKELVQVPKLGKKAFQQAAGFLRIRGGDEPLDNSAVHPESYPVVGRMARELKADLNSLVGNATLSQKLQPESFVDDRFGIPTIRDIIAELGKPGRDPRSEFKVARFDDAVQSMDDLREGMVLEGVITNVTHFGAFIDLGVHQDGLIHISQLANQFVDDPSDVVSVGDVVRVKVLEVDVDRKRIAVSKKALG; this is encoded by the coding sequence ATGCAATCGATTGCTCGTGAATTGAATCTTCCCGAACACCAGGTCGCTGCGGTGATCGAGTTGTTGGAAGAAGGCAACACGATTCCTTTTATCGCCCGGTATCGCAAAGAAGCCACCGGCGGTCTGGACGAAATCGCCTTGCGTGCGATCGAAGACGCGTTGGAACGACACATCGCCCTGCAGGCTCGCAAGGCGACGGTGCTGAAGACGATCGATGAACAGGGCGCACTGACCGCTGAACTCAGAAAACAAATTGAACAGTGCAACGACATGCGTGCACTCGAAGCGTTGTATCTGCCGTACAAACCCAAACGGCGTACACGAGCGACGATTGCTCGGGAAAAAGGTCTGCAACCGCTGGCCGATTTGCTGTTGAAGCAAACGCGGTTGCCCAAGTCGAAATCGCAAGTCCTGCAAGACTTCGTTGACGCCCAACGCGATGTGCCCGATGCCGATGCTGCGTTGGCCGGAGCGCTGGACATCGTCGCCGAACAGTGGAGTGAAGACCCGTCGGTCCGCCAATGGATGGTGGAAAAGGGGACAAAGTACGGCCAGATCACATCGGCGGTGAAACGCGGCAAGAAGGACGAGGCTGAAAAGTACGAAGCGTATTTGGATCGATCGGAATCGGCTGCCCGAATCCCGGGGCACCGATTGCTGGCGATGTTGCGTGGCGAATCCGAAGGCGTGCTGCGGATCGGTTTGCAGATGGAGGACGATCGTGCGATCGCACACCTCCGTTCGACATTCTTGCGGAATCGCTCGTTCGAGTTTGCGGCCGAGTTGGCCGATGCCGCCGAAGACTGCTTTGTGCGTTTGTTGCAGCCTGCGACGCAGTCCACCGTCTTGCAAATGCTAAAGGAAAATGCCGATCAGGAAGCAATCGAAGTCTTCGGCAAGAACCTGAACGAACTGCTGATGGCCCCGCCCGCCGGCCCGCGTGTGACCATCGGTATCGATCCGGGGTTCCGCACCGGTTGTAAAGTCGCGGTGGTCGATGGGACCGGAAAGTTCTTCGAAAACACGACGATCTATCCGACACCACCGAAGTCGGACACCTCCGGCGCGGAAGCAAAACTACTGGGATTGATCCAAAAACACGGTGTCGAACTGATTGCGATCGGCAACGGCACCGCCTCACGCGAAACCGATGCGTTCGTGGGCCAATTGATCCGCGATCACAAACTGTCGGTGACCAAAGTCATGGTCAGTGAATCGGGCGCGTCGATCTATTCGGCCAGCGAATTGGCGGGCAAAGAGTTTCCCGATTTGGATGTCACCGTCCGCGGTGCGATCAGCATTGCCCGACGTCTGCAAGACCCGCTGGCTGAACTGGTCAAGACGGATCCCAAATCGATCGGGGTCGGCCAGTACCAACACGACGTCAACCAAACGCAATTGCGAAAGTGTTTGGACCGTACGGTCGAAAGCTGTGTGAACCGCGTCGGCGTGGACTTGAACATGGCCAGTGTTCCGTTGTTGTCACGTGTCGCGGGTATCGGTCCCAAGTTGGCCGAGAACATCGTGCAGTATCGAAACGCCAACGGGCGATTTTCTAACCGCAAAGAATTGGTCCAGGTCCCGAAGCTGGGCAAAAAGGCGTTCCAGCAAGCCGCCGGATTCCTGCGCATCCGTGGTGGCGATGAACCGCTGGACAATTCCGCCGTTCACCCGGAAAGTTATCCGGTGGTCGGGCGCATGGCGCGCGAGCTGAAGGCTGACCTGAACAGTCTGGTGGGTAACGCAACGCTGAGCCAAAAACTGCAACCCGAATCGTTTGTCGATGATCGCTTCGGTATCCCGACCATCCGTGACATCATCGCGGAACTGGGCAAGCCCGGACGCGATCCGCGTAGTGAGTTCAAGGTCGCACGATTCGATGATGCGGTGCAATCGATGGATGACCTGCGGGAAGGCATGGTGTTGGAAGGCGTCATCACGAATGTCACCCACTTCGGCGCATTCATCGATCTTGGTGTGCATCAAGATGGTTTGATCCACATCTCTCAATTGGCCAATCAGTTCGTCGATGATCCATCCGATGTGGTTTCGGTCGGCGACGTGGTCCGAGTCAAGGTCTTGGAGGTGGATGTGGACCGCAAACGCATCGCGGTTTCCAAGAAAGCACTTGGCTAG